In Candidatus Binataceae bacterium, the DNA window CGCAGACGCGGTTTTCAGCACCTCGCCGGCGCACCTCTGGGACGAACTGGTCGCCAAAGGACGAGTGCCGGAGGTCGAGCCTCCATCACCGGGAGGCGGCTCACTGTTAAAGATTCTTGAATTACCGCCGAATTCTATCGAGCAGAGCTTTCCGCCCTCGCCACGCTGACCCATCCTCGCTCGAAACACGGTGCTTCTCCCCAGAGGAGAAACTGGCCGCGCCAGGCGGCGAATCAGGAACAGTAAAATGTCCGCTGCTTCAGGAATATCGTGGGCCGTGACAAACCCAGCTAGGAAGTGCCGCGTTCACGCAACGCTTCCAAAAAACGGTTTTTCAAGCCGTCGAACGGACCGTTGGACATGAAGATGGCGATGTCGCCGCCAGAGCAATCGGCGAGCATCCGCTCCAGAATCTCATCGTTCGATGTACACGCGAAGGTCGCTGCGCCGTGCGCGGCGACCGCGGCTACCAGCGCCGCGGTATCGAGCCGCTCAGTCGGTGGAATCGGGTCGCTGTCCTTGAAATAGACTGGGCCGAGATAGACGCGCGATGCACCCGCGAAAGCGTCGCCGAATTCCCTTTGAAACACGTTGCGCCGCGCGGTGTTTGAGCGGGGCTCGAATGCTGCGAGCAACCTCCGCCCCGGAAAGCGTTCGCGGATTGCCTGCAGCGTCACTCGAATCGCGGTCGGATGATGGGCGAAATCGTCCACCACGGTCACCCCGGCCGCCTCGCCAAGCACCTGCTGGCGGCGCGCGACGCTCGTGAATGACTTCAGTCCGCGCGCGATTTCGTCCACCGAGAGCCCGAATTCGCGGAGCAACACGAAGACCCCCAGCGCATTGGCAACATTCATCCTGCCGCCAATGGGCAGGTGCATCGCGCGCGCGACCGTCTCGCCCTCGCTGACCACGTCAAAATGTGCCCCCTCCGCGCCAACTCGAATTTCGGTGGCGCGGAATTGCCCGCGGTTGAGGCCGAAGGTTATCGAGTGAGCGCGCGATCCTTTGACTGCGTCGAGTGCGTGCGGAAAATCCGCGCATACCGCGAAGGTGCGATGGTGGTCGGCTTGATTCGTCAGCGCGCGAAAGCTCGCTTTCACATGGTCCAAGTCGCGATAGATGTCGGCATGGTCGAACTCGACCGCCGTGAGTATGGTGCCGGCGGCGCGATAGTGGAGAAACTTGGGGCCCTTGTCAAAAAATGCAGTGTCGTATTCGTCACCCTCGATTACGAAATACGGCCCCCCACCCAACCGGTAGTTGGAGTTGAAATCCAGCGCCACCCCGCCGACTAGCATCGACGGGTCGCGGCCTGCACTAGCGAGCACGTGCGCCATCATTGCGGTCGAGGTGGTCTTGCCGTGGGTACCGGCAACCATCAGGACTTTTTTGTCCTTGAGGAAGAAGTGCCAGAGCGCTTCCGGCATCGAGAGGTACGGGATGGTCGATGCCAGCAATGACTGCGCCTCCGGATTCACCCGCGGAATGACGTTGCCGACCACCACCAGGTCCGGTGCGGGGGCAAGATTGCTGGCGCCAAATCCGGCCTTCAACTCGACGCGCGAGGTGCGCAGCAATGATGCGGTCGGCTCATAGAATTGATTGTCGGATCCGCTGACTCGGAATCCGCGCTCCACCAGCATCCCCGCCAGCGCCGCCATCGCCGTTCCGGCCACGCCGATGAGATGCACATGGCGCAGGGCCGCAGGAATGCGCGCCAGACGCGCTTCGCTCTCCGTGTCAGGCACCGTCGATAGCTTCCATTATCAAGTCGTGAATCCTTGGGCGAAACTGCCTGATCGCCTGGTTGTCGCGGCGGGGGTGAACGCGGTTCGTCATCAGCGAGACGGCAATCTCGCGCGCGGGCTCTATCCAGAGTGAAGTGCCGGTGAAGCCGAGGTGGCCAACCGCGGCGGGTGAGAAATGGCGCCCCGAGCTGGAGGCCTGCGGCGAAGGCGTGTCCCATCCCAAGGCCCAAGTCGAATCCGCAACGGCGGTATCGCGGGTCCAGAATTCGCGCATGATCGCCTGCGGGATAAAATCCGAGCGACCCGCCCAGCACGCGATCAGGTGAGCGGCTATGCGGTCGACTTCGTGCACCGGAGCGAACAGACCCGCGTGTCCCGCGACTCCGCCCATCGCGTAGGCATTCTCGTCGTCCACTTCACCCACCAGCAGACGTCCGCGCGAGGGGCAGATTTCCGTCGGCGCGAACATGTCGGTCACCCGCTCCAGCCTGTGCGAGCGCACCAGGGCCATATCGATGAAATCGGTGGAGCGGAGTTCGAGCGGGCGAAAAATCTTGTCGCGGCAGAAACGATTGAGCGCAAGTGTGGCGACGTTTTCGATCGTCTCTCCCAGGAGCATGAAGTTGAGGTCCGAATAGATTGCTTTGGTGGCGGGCGGTGCTTCGGGACGCTCGCGGTGAATTTCCTCGTAAGTGAATTCCTTGGCGCCCTGGCTGGCCATGAAATTGACCTTGCCGCCCTTTTCGATGGCCGCTATCCGCTCGTGGAACGGCCGCCAGGCGGCCAGTCCCGAGCAGTGCGCGAGCAGATGGCGGAAGGTCACGCCGGACTTTCCGTGGACGCCGAAATTGTGAAAAAAGCGCGTCACGCGGTCGCCCAGGCGTAACTTGCCATCCCGCGTCAGCACCATGGCCGCGACCGAAGTGGCGAGCGCCTTGGTAAGCGAAGACAGGTCGAACACGGTGTCGACCTTCATCGGCGTGCGGGTCGGGACTAGTGAGCGGAAGCCGAAAGCGCCTTGGAACCCGATATCGCGCCCAACTCGAACTACGACGGTGGCGCCGGGGATGACTCCAGCCTCGACCGCCTCGTTAAAGGCCCGCTCTACTTCACGCCATCCCACGGCTGATCCACTCTGACCGAACTCATTATCGCACGAGCGCGCCTTAATTTAAGCGATCTGCCGCGCTTGACTGTTGCCGAGTATCCAAGGACGCCACTACCAGTCAGCCCTCCTGCGTCCGGTGAGACTCGTGCAAGTGTCGAGCGACGGGGCATCAGCTTTTTTGGCGTGCACCGCAGGACGGATCGCGCACGGCGACGGGAGGCCGAGGACCTCCGAGCTGGAAGCGACCCCTTGGGAAGAGAGGAAGATCTGGCGCGCACGAGGTCTGAGTATCGATTCACCGTCTACCGAGACCC includes these proteins:
- a CDS encoding Mur ligase family protein encodes the protein MPDTESEARLARIPAALRHVHLIGVAGTAMAALAGMLVERGFRVSGSDNQFYEPTASLLRTSRVELKAGFGASNLAPAPDLVVVGNVIPRVNPEAQSLLASTIPYLSMPEALWHFFLKDKKVLMVAGTHGKTTSTAMMAHVLASAGRDPSMLVGGVALDFNSNYRLGGGPYFVIEGDEYDTAFFDKGPKFLHYRAAGTILTAVEFDHADIYRDLDHVKASFRALTNQADHHRTFAVCADFPHALDAVKGSRAHSITFGLNRGQFRATEIRVGAEGAHFDVVSEGETVARAMHLPIGGRMNVANALGVFVLLREFGLSVDEIARGLKSFTSVARRQQVLGEAAGVTVVDDFAHHPTAIRVTLQAIRERFPGRRLLAAFEPRSNTARRNVFQREFGDAFAGASRVYLGPVYFKDSDPIPPTERLDTAALVAAVAAHGAATFACTSNDEILERMLADCSGGDIAIFMSNGPFDGLKNRFLEALRERGTS
- a CDS encoding serine hydrolase; protein product: MGWREVERAFNEAVEAGVIPGATVVVRVGRDIGFQGAFGFRSLVPTRTPMKVDTVFDLSSLTKALATSVAAMVLTRDGKLRLGDRVTRFFHNFGVHGKSGVTFRHLLAHCSGLAAWRPFHERIAAIEKGGKVNFMASQGAKEFTYEEIHRERPEAPPATKAIYSDLNFMLLGETIENVATLALNRFCRDKIFRPLELRSTDFIDMALVRSHRLERVTDMFAPTEICPSRGRLLVGEVDDENAYAMGGVAGHAGLFAPVHEVDRIAAHLIACWAGRSDFIPQAIMREFWTRDTAVADSTWALGWDTPSPQASSSGRHFSPAAVGHLGFTGTSLWIEPAREIAVSLMTNRVHPRRDNQAIRQFRPRIHDLIMEAIDGA